The following are encoded in a window of Castanea sativa cultivar Marrone di Chiusa Pesio chromosome 5, ASM4071231v1 genomic DNA:
- the LOC142635907 gene encoding uncharacterized protein LOC142635907: MGRSFLQKLLDDDSDEDEIIIKLLTSSISQCKRRRYIDCNHLAGHKRLYDDYFAEEPVYPPNVFRRRFRMRCSLFLRILSKVEAHEPYFIQKRNNAKKLGLSPLQKMTAALKMLAYRITTNFMDDYVRIAESTAMMILKKFVAAVIAIFSKEYLRSPNNEDLTRLLAHGQNRGFPGMSNNDINVLEWSHVFSELAQGRAPATIPSPLGAKRKFFAKAQEAYRKDVERAFGVLQARFAIVRGPAQFFYHETLHDIMKACIILHNMIIEDKRDEAGTADLDYEQIDEISRTPMSHEQTNEFAEFIEVHQRIRDPEVHSHLQKNLVEHLWQLQGES; this comes from the exons ATGGGTCGTTcttttttgcaaaaattgctTGATGATGACTCAGATGAAGATGAGATAATTATAAAACTTCTCACGAGTTCGATATCACAATGTAAGCGGCGTCGATATATCGACTGTAATCATTTGGCAGGCCATAAAAGGCTTTATGATGACTACTTTGCCGAAGAACCTGTATATCCTCCCAATGTATTTCGAAGGAGATTTCGAATGAGGTGTTCTCTTTTTCTCCGAATCCTATCTAAGGTAGAAGCTCATGAACcttactttatccaaaaaagaaataatgcCAAAAAGCTTGGTCTATCTCCCCTTCAAAAGATGACCGCTGCACTTAAGATGCTTGCTTATAGAATAACAACTAATTTTATGGATGACTATGTGAGAATAGCAGAAAGCACTGCAATGATGATTCtgaaaaaatttgttgcagCAGTGATTGCTATTTTCTCAAAGGAATACTTGAGGTCACCAAACAATGAAGACCTCACTAGATTGTTAGCCCATGGCCAAAACCGTGGATTTCCAGGCAT GTCAAACAATGATATTAACGTGTTGGAGTGGTCTCACGTATTTTCTGAGCTTGCACAAGGACGTGCTCCTGCA ACAATCCCATCTCCACTAGgagcaaaaagaaaattctttgcAAAAGCTCAAGAGGCATATAGGAAGGATGTAGAGCGTGCATTTGGAGTGCTTCAAGCACGATTTGCAATTGTACGTGGACCTGCACAATTTTTCTATCATGAAACACTACATGATATTATGAAAGCATGCATAATTCTTCATAACATGATTATTGAAGATAAGCGAGATGAAGCTGGAACAGCGGACTTAGATTATGAACAAATTGATGAGATTTCACGTACACCAATGTCACATGAGCAGACAAATGAGTTTGCGGAGTTCATTGAAGTTCATCAACGCATTAGGGATCCGGAAGTTCATTCTCATCTCCAAAAGAATCTCGTTGAACATTTATGGCAATTACAAGGAGAGTcataa